In Nisaea acidiphila, the DNA window TTCGATCAATCCGGCGATGCTGGAGATCAGCGTGGTTTTGCCGGAGCCGGAGAAGCCGAGGATGGCGACGAACTCGCCTTCCTCCACTTCCAGCGAAACGTTGTCGAGAACCGACGTCCTGGCAGCGCCGAGACCATAGGCCTTGGAAAGGTTCTTCAGTTCGAGGAATGCCATGTCAGGGTCCTCCTCAGCGGGTCTCGGAGAAGGAGAACATCGTCTGCAGCGCCATCATGACGCGGTCGAGCAGGAAGCCGATGATCCCGATGGTGAAGACGGCGACCATGATCTTGGCGAGCGACTGGGACGAACCGTTCTGGAACTCGTCCCAGACGAACTTTCCGAGGCCCGGATTCTGCGCCAGCATTTCGGCCGCGATCAGCACCATCCATCCGACGCCGAGCGAAAGGCGCAGGCCGGTGAAGATCAGAGGGAGGGCCGAAGGCAGGACCAGTTTCAGGACCTTTACGGACCAGGAGAGATTCAGCACCCGCCCGACATTGATCAGGTCCTTCTCGATACTGGCGACACCGAGCGAGGTGTTGATCAGGGTTGGCCAGAGCGAGCAGAGGGTGACGGTGACGGCGGATATCACGAAGCTCTTCGGAAAGAGCTCGCTGTTCGTGGTCGAGAGGGCCGAGACGATCATGGTCACGATCGGCAGCCAGGCGAGCGGGCTCACCGGCTTGAAGATCTGGATCAACGGGTTCAGAGCCGCCGTCGCGGAGCGCGAGAGGCCGCAGATCACGCCGATCGGCACGGCAAAAATCGTGGCGATGATGAATCCGAGCGCGACGGTTTTCAGCGAGGTGACGATCTGGTCGAAATAGGTGGGCTTCCCGGTATAGGAGCGCTCCTTCACCTTGTCCGCCTTGCCGGCGGCGATCAGCTTCGCGTTGCGCTTTTCCTGGCGTTCGTAGAAAGCCGCTTCCTTGTCCCGTTCGCGCAGGTGGTCCGCATAGAGATTTTCGACCTGCTCCCAGACCTCCGTCGGGCCCGGCACGGTGCCGAGAGAGGTCTGCACCATCGGCGCGGTCGCGGCCCATAGCGCGAGGAACAGCGCGATACCGAGTGCCGGAAGACCGAGCCCGCGCCAGAGTTCCTTTATCTGGCCCGCCGGGCTATCGCCGGCCGCCATTTTCAGGATCGGCGTGACCCAGCCGAGGGCGAGAAGGTTCAGATAGCGGTCCGCCCGGGTAATCCGCGCGTAAATCCGGTCGCGCCGCGCGGCCCGTGCCACGTCCGGCGTCTCGTTCGCAAGATCCATCGCATCCGTCGCGGTCATGATCTCAATCCTCGATCTCTATGCTGGAAAGAGGCGGGACCGGCGTCAGGAGCACCGCCGGTCCCGCCCGCGCTCAACCGCCGGCGACCTGGTTGCCGGTCACGATTTCCTTGCCCTTGAGGCCGATCGGGAACTGTTCCAGATAGGCGTTCGGGGTCCGGCCATCGAAAGTGTGACCGTCGATGAAGGCGGATTGGGGCGCGCGATACCCGTCGGTATCCCAGGGGAAGTCGGCCTTTTCGACGTGACCTTCCTCGACCAGCATTTCCGCGGCCTTGAGATAGATGTCAGGGCGATAGACCTTGCGTGCGACCTCGTCGTACCAGCCGTCGGTCTTCGCTTCGGGGATCTGGCCCCAGCGGCGCATTTGGGTCAGGTACCAGACGGCATCCGAATAGTAGGGATAGGTCGCGAAGTAGCGGTAGAAGACGTTGAAGTCCGGAACGTCCCGCTTGTCGCCCTTCTCGTATTCGAAGGTGCCGGTCATGGAGTTGGCGATTACCTCGGCGTCGGCACCGACATATTCGGAGCGGGCCAGGATCTCGACCGCTTCCATGCGGTTGGCATTGTCGTTCTCGTCGAGCCATTTGGCGGCGCGGATCAGCGCCTTGGTGAGAGCGAGCGCGGTGTTCGGATACTTCTCCGCGAACTCGGCAGTGATGCCGAAGACCTTCTCGGGGTTGTTCTTCCAGATCTCATAGTCGGTGATCACCGGCACGCCGATGCCTTTGAAGACCGCCTGCTGGTTCCAGGGCTCGCCGACGCAATAGCCGTAGATCGTGCCGGCCTCGAGCGTCGCCGGCATCTGCGGCGGCGGCGTCACCGAGAGCAGCGCGTCGGCCAGGATCTGCCCGCTGATGTTCTCCTTGCTGTAGAAGCCCGGATGGATGTCGCCCGAGGCGAGCCAGTAGCGCAGCTCGTAATTGTGGGTCGAGACCGGGAACACCATGCCCATGTTGAAGGGCTTGCCCTCGGCCTTGAACTTCTCGACGACCGGCTTCAGGTACTCTGCCTTGATCGGGTGGGTGATCTTGCCGTCGGGATCCTTCGGCAGATGTGGCTTCATCATCTCCCAGACCTCGTTCGAGACGGTGATGCCGTTGCCGTTCAGGTCCATGGAGAAGGGGGTGATGATATGGGCCTCGGTACCGAAGCCGATGGTCGCGGCGAGCGGCTGGCCGGCCAGCATATGGGCGCCGTCGAGTTCGCCGGTGATGACGCGGTCGAGCAGGACCTTCCAGTTCGCCTGAGGCTCCAGGGTCACGAACAGGCCTTCATCCTCGAAATAGCCCTTCTCGTAGGCGATCGCGAGCGGAGCCATGTCCGTCAGCTTGATGAAGCCGAATTTCAGCTCGTCTTTCTCGACATCGAGCATTTCTGCGGCCGAGGGGGCCGCGAACGCGACGGCAAGCACGGCCGTCGCGGCAACTTTCTTAAGTCCAGCAAAAAACTGCATCTCATCTCTCCGACCTCGACCGGTCCGCTCCCGTCCGTCTGTTGGGGGAAGTAGGAGCGCCGGTCAGATGGTGACCGAGGGCAATAAAAAAAGCCGCTGACCCGGCGGACTCGCATTTCGCGGTCCTCTGGATCGAGCGGCTTTGCCCGGCTTCTGCCCCGCCTTCGGGGCTAAACCCAAGAGTGTTCCGTCTTTGGACGCACTCCTATCTCGCAATGCAGCATAACGGCATTCCGCCGCCGCGCAAGAAGAAAAAGACTATT includes these proteins:
- a CDS encoding ABC transporter permease; this encodes MTATDAMDLANETPDVARAARRDRIYARITRADRYLNLLALGWVTPILKMAAGDSPAGQIKELWRGLGLPALGIALFLALWAATAPMVQTSLGTVPGPTEVWEQVENLYADHLRERDKEAAFYERQEKRNAKLIAAGKADKVKERSYTGKPTYFDQIVTSLKTVALGFIIATIFAVPIGVICGLSRSATAALNPLIQIFKPVSPLAWLPIVTMIVSALSTTNSELFPKSFVISAVTVTLCSLWPTLINTSLGVASIEKDLINVGRVLNLSWSVKVLKLVLPSALPLIFTGLRLSLGVGWMVLIAAEMLAQNPGLGKFVWDEFQNGSSQSLAKIMVAVFTIGIIGFLLDRVMMALQTMFSFSETR
- a CDS encoding CmpA/NrtA family ABC transporter substrate-binding protein, with translation MQFFAGLKKVAATAVLAVAFAAPSAAEMLDVEKDELKFGFIKLTDMAPLAIAYEKGYFEDEGLFVTLEPQANWKVLLDRVITGELDGAHMLAGQPLAATIGFGTEAHIITPFSMDLNGNGITVSNEVWEMMKPHLPKDPDGKITHPIKAEYLKPVVEKFKAEGKPFNMGMVFPVSTHNYELRYWLASGDIHPGFYSKENISGQILADALLSVTPPPQMPATLEAGTIYGYCVGEPWNQQAVFKGIGVPVITDYEIWKNNPEKVFGITAEFAEKYPNTALALTKALIRAAKWLDENDNANRMEAVEILARSEYVGADAEVIANSMTGTFEYEKGDKRDVPDFNVFYRYFATYPYYSDAVWYLTQMRRWGQIPEAKTDGWYDEVARKVYRPDIYLKAAEMLVEEGHVEKADFPWDTDGYRAPQSAFIDGHTFDGRTPNAYLEQFPIGLKGKEIVTGNQVAGG